One Cystobacter ferrugineus genomic window, CCCAATCTCTATCTGTCCTGCAGCAAGGGAGAGAGCGTTGGCACGGCCACCCTCACCGTGGCTGGAAGCGAGGACAGCAAGATCTTCACCTACGAGATGACGGATGTCGTCGTCACCGGTGTCTCGGTCTCGGCCGGGGGAAAGGGCGACCCCGTCGAAACGGTGAAGCTCGATTACGCCAGCATCACCTGGAAGGAAGGGGACAGCAACTCGACGAAGTGGGATCGCAAGACCAACAAGTCGGCCTGATTCAGAAGACAGGCACGCTCACGGCAGTGGCGGACGAGTGGAGGCAATCAATGGGCAGCAGTCAGGACGAGTTGCTCCAGGCCTACCAGCGGGAGCTGGCATGGCTGCGCGGAGCGGGAGCGGAGTTCGCGGC contains:
- a CDS encoding Hcp family type VI secretion system effector, translating into MPESIYLKIAKAQGSSKVQAYTGQIEVLSYCYEISFPMTLNERSNDGEVKRQGRPSHGELIITKLVDKASPNLYLSCSKGESVGTATLTVAGSEDSKIFTYEMTDVVVTGVSVSAGGKGDPVETVKLDYASITWKEGDSNSTKWDRKTNKSA